In a single window of the Larimichthys crocea isolate SSNF chromosome XVII, L_crocea_2.0, whole genome shotgun sequence genome:
- the rsph4a gene encoding radial spoke head protein 6 homolog A, with product MDPNRDRSEERLQSAASFKAFMLKTDTKSNVNLYDHLSRLLMKVMDERPHNVIDVFEDMSRDMKRGLFEDKQSTLRDLPQTTAAELLAEQQRMLFTRPEEADQEEELGETPLPNVSEIGFYLEQAGVGLGREEMQRVFLALKQLVESQALLRCRLWGKILGTQSSYIVAEAEYREGEEEDDQGTEDAEEEETEAETQGNENEMDPLPHSTYKPLPAVPKEALGTGANKFVYYVCKEPGLPWVKLPSVSPAQITAARQIRKFFTGNLETPIVSYPPFPGNEANYLRAQIARISAGTQVSPQGYFQAGEEEGDEEDEAPRDSYEVNPDFEGTSVTEMAESLSTWVHHVQHILQQGRCTWVNLALKPGEDSNEEGEAEEKEEEPDEPEPEVGPSLLTPLSQDAEMFNTPPWSSKISSTLTSQHAVAVLRSNLWPGAYAYACGKKFENMYIGWGLKYAGEGYSPPVPPPPQKEYPSGSEITEALDPSLEEEQALKESLEEQQAAQEEMEGTDEEEEEDDD from the exons ATGGACCCAAACCGAGACAGAAGTGAAGAGAGGCTTCAGTCAGCCGCCTCGTTCAAGGCGTTCATGTTGAAAACCGACACGAAAAGCAACGTAAACCT CTATGATCACCTCAGTCGGCTCCTGATGAAGGTGATGGATGAGCGTCCGCACAATGTCATAGATGTGTTTGAGGACATGAGCCGTGACATGAAGCGGGGTTTATTTGAGGACAAGCAGAGCACCCTGCGAGACCTTCCACAGACTACAGCTGCCGAGCTGCTGGCTGAGCAGCAGCGCATGCTGTTTACTCGGCCAGAAGAGGCTgaccaggaggaggagctg GGGGAAACACCTCTTCCTAACGTGAGCGAGATAGGTTTCTACCTGGAGCAGGCTGGAGTGGGTCTGGGCAGAGAGGAGATGCAGAGGGTCTTCCTTGCACTCAAGCAGCTTGTTGAGTCGCAGGCACTGCTGCGCTGCCGACTGTGGGGGAAGATTCTTGGAACACAGAGCAGCTATATTGTGGCTGAAGCTGAATACAGAGAGGGGGAAGAAGAGGACGATCAGGGCACTGAGGATGCTGAGGAAGAAGAGACCGAGGCTGAGACTCAGGGGAATGAGAACGAG ATGGATCCACTTCCCCATTCGACCTATAAACCCCTACCGGCGGTGCCCAAGGAGGCCTTAGGAACAGGCGCTAACAAGTTTGTTTACTATGTGTGCAAAGAGCCTGGTCTTCCTTGGGTAAAGCTCCCTTCAGTCAGTCCTGCTCAGATCACTGCTGCTCGCCAAATCCGTAAATTCTTCACTGGGAATCTGGAGACTCCAATTGTGAGCTACCCACCTTTCCCCGGGAATGAAGCCAACTATCTGAGGGCACAGATTGCTCGGATCTCTGCTGGCACACAGGTCAGCCCACAGGGCTACTTCCAGGCtggggaggaggaaggtgaTGAGGAGGACGAGGCACCGCGGGACAGCTATGAAGTGAACCCTGACTTTGAGGGCACTTCAGTTACTGAGATGGCCGAGTCTTTGTCCACCTGGGTGCATCATGTTCAGCACATCCTGCAGCAG GGCCGCTGTACTTGGGTGAACCTGGCTTTAAAACCAGGAGAAGACTCTAATGAGGAAGGAGAAgctgaggagaaagaagaagagccTGATGAGCCTGAGCCAGAAGTTGGACCGTCTCTGCTCACtcccctctcccaggatgcaG AAATGTTCAACACTCCTCCCTGGAGCTCAAAAATATCCTCCACTCTCACCTCTCAGCATGCAGTAGCTGTGCTGCGTTCTAACCTCTGGCCAGGGGCATACGCATACGCTTGTGGAAA GAAGTTTGAGAACATGTATATTGGATGGGGTCTGAAGTATGCAGGGGAAGGGTACAGCCCACCTGTCCCCCCGCCACCACAGAAAGAATATCCCAGTGGATCAGAGATCACTGAGGCCCTGGACCCATCGCTAGAGGAGGAGCAGGCGCTGAAAGAATCTTTAGAGGAGCAGCAAGCTGcccaggaggagatggagggaacagatgaagaggaggaggaagatgatgacTGA
- the dohh gene encoding deoxyhypusine hydroxylase, which translates to MASAEQVEAVGQVLVDTGHDLARRFRALFTLKNLGGAEAIEWISKAFTDESALLKHELAYCLGQMQDRRAIPALTAVLKDTQQEPMVRHEAGEALGAIGDPVILDLLKEYSQDPVIEVAETCQLAVRRLEWLQTGGEKQLDDGSTDKNPYCSVDPAPPAARKSVSELRSSLLDESLPLFERYRAMFALRNLGNEEAALALGDGLQCSSALFRHEIGYVLGQMQHPAAVPALRAALERSGENPMVRHEAAEALGSIGKEECLAVLQRYRDDGERVVKESCVVALDMLEYENSDQFQYADGLVRLQG; encoded by the exons ATGGCCAGTGCCGAGCAGGTGGAAGCAGTTGGACAGGTTCTGGTGGACACAGGACACGACCTGGCGCGGCGGTTCAGAGCCTTATTCACCCTGAAGAACCTTGGAG gtgCTGAAGCCATAGAATGGATCAGTAAGGCCTTTACTGATGAGTCTGCCCTACTGAAGCATGAGCTGGCCTACTGCCTGGGACAGATGCAGGACAGACGAGCCATACCCGCTTTGACCGCTGTGCTCAAAGATACACAGCAGGAGCCCATGGTTAGGCATGAAGCAG GGGAGGCTCTGGGAGCAATTGGTGATCCTGTGATTCTGGACCTGCTGAAGGAGTACAGTCAGGATCCTGTCATAGAG GTTGCAGAGACATGTCAGTTGGCTGTCCGTCGTTTGGAGTggctgcagactggaggggagaAACAGTTGGATGATGGAAGTACAGATAAGAACCCCTACTGCTCTGTAGACCCTGCTCCTCCAGCAGCGAGGAAGAGCGTGTCAGAGCTACGCTCCAGCCTGTTGGACGAGAGTCTGCCGCTCTTTGAACGCTACCGCGCCATGTTTGCCCTGCGTAACCTTGGCAACGAGGAGGCTGCACTGGCACTTGGAGACG GCCTGCAGTGCTCCAGTGCTCTGTTCCGTCACGAGATCGGTTATGTCCTGGGTCAGATGCAGCACCCGGCAGCAGTCCCAGCCTTACGTGCAGCTCTCGAGCGTTCTGGCGAGAACCCCATGGTCCGACACGAGGCAGCAGAGGCTCTCGGCTCCATCGGCAAAGAGGAGTGTCTGGCTGTGCTGCAGCGTTACCGCGACGATGGAGAACGCGTTGTCAAGGAGAGCTGTGTGGTCGCTCTGGATATGCTGGAGTATGAAAACAGTGACCAATTCCAGTATGCAGATGGACTGGTCCGGTTACAGGGTTAA